A genomic window from Ischnura elegans chromosome 10, ioIscEleg1.1, whole genome shotgun sequence includes:
- the LOC124166830 gene encoding uncharacterized protein LOC124166830: MAQRNNGNPSTNREIENALFEAVRKGFPVEYVDLLLEMRGYLDELRVEDLKEEKAPSTAHSGSRKVSSSGGTLLHVAVRRGNLAWVDKLLGMGASPTLHRDIEGYTPLTLAERMVELNPLDNTYKAVLSALRRVAVEVTSIRSGKEFLENVLAEIRTCQEQMRDNQKAGNDLIRELVENNALMVVRMETLFTTPLRILKSLESHATDLKQTVDIIKIRSDVDHEKTNCINKMMLKTMIKNATLDKIAYVKELYTNLYECDVLTSSLLHYLQSDDSFGVIIDCTSANIGGIKPQYKNIDGEVFTGDKDSIFADREENRVYLAALRTYFRDEIIMSRFARALAMLAINNLYHNEGRPYSVEDKGSLAAFQEAMAEAVAKRKKIPKSYKYVSWAVRMKTPLGREARLAAVPVEYVANFGSVQGRELMKDHVPMLLRFYEENVLPKLH, translated from the exons ATGGCACAAAGGAACAATGGAAACCCTTCCACAAATAGAGAGATAGAAAATGCTCTGTTCGAAGCGGTCAGGAAGGGTTTTCCGGTGGAATACGTAGATTTGCTGCTGGAAATGCGCGGATATCTGGACGAACTGCGGGTGGAGGATTTGAAAGAAGAGAAAG CTCCCTCGACAGCGCACTCTGGCTCCAGGAAAGTCAGCTCCTCTGGCGGCACCCTCCTGCACGTCGCGGTCCGTCGAGGCAATTTGGCGTGGGTGGACAAACTGCTCGGGATGGGAGCCAGCCCTACGCTTCATCGAGATATTGAGGGATACACGCCCCTGACGCTGGCGGAGAGGATGGTGGAACTAAATCCGTTGGACAACACTTACAAGGCCGTACTCTCCGCGCTCAGGAGGGTGGCGGTGGAAGTGACCTCTATACGTAGCGGCAAAGAATTTCTGGAGAATGTCCTGGCCGAGATCCGTACATGTCAGGAACAAATGCGTGACAACCAGAAGGCCGGCAATGACCTTATCAGGGAGTTGGTCGAAAACAACGCGTTGATGGTAGTCAGGATGGAAACACTCTTCACGACACCGTTGAGGATTTTGAAATCATTGGAAAGCCACGCGACGGATTTGAAACAAACGGTTGACATTATCAAGATACGGAGCGACGTAGATCACGAGAAGACAAATTGCATCAACAAGATGATGCTGAAGACGATGATTAAGAACGCAACTTTGGACAAAATCGCTTACGTCAAGGAGCTCTACACAAATCTGTACGAGTGTGACGTATTAACTTCGTCCCTGTTGCATTACTTACAAAGCGATGATAGTTTTGGTGTCATTATTGACTGCACATCGGCAAATATCGGGGGTATCAAGCCTCAATACAAGAACATAGACGGCGAGGTGTTCACGGGTGACAAAGACTCCATTTTCGCTGATCGAGAGGAAAATAGGGTTTATCTAGCAGCTCTAAGGACATATTTCAGGGATGAAATAATAATGTCTCGCTTTGCTCGCGCTTTGGCAATGTTAGCAATCAATAATCTATATCATAATGAGGGAAGGCCCTACTCCGTTGAGGACAAAGGAAGTCTTGCAGCATTTCAAGAAGCTATGGCGGAAGCGGttgccaagagaaaaaaaatcccaaaaagttataaatatgtttCGTGGGCGGTCAGAATGAAGACACCTCTCGGTAGGGAGGCAAGACTTGCTGCGGTGCCTGTAGAATACGTCGCAAATTTTGGGTCGGTGCAGGGGAGAGAGCTGATGAAAGACCACGTTCCGATGTTACTTCGATTCTATGAGGAAAATGTACTTCCAAAGCTGCACTAG
- the LOC124166822 gene encoding uncharacterized protein LOC124166822, producing the protein MAQRNNGNASNNREIENAPFEAVGEDYPVEYEDLLQEMRGYLDELQEDLKNEKAPSTAHSGSRTVSGSGGTLLHAAVRRGNLAWVDKLLGMGASPTLHRDIEGYTPLTLAERMVELNPLDNSYKAVLSALQRVAMEVTSSRSGKEFLEKVLAEIRAGHTLINSNLSKMHDNQKASNDLIRELVENYALMVVRMETLSTTPLRSLKSLESHATDLKQTVGIINIRSDVDHEKTNCINKMMQKTMIKNATLDKIAYVKELYTNLYECDVLTSSLLHYLQSDDSFGVIIDCTSANIEGIKPQYKNIDGEVFTGDKDSIFADREENRVYLAALRTSYFRKQIIMSRFARALAILAINNLYHNEGRPYSVEDKGSLAAFQEAMAEAVAKKDKIPKNHLYVPWAVGMKSSLGREARLAAVPVEYVAEFGSVQGRKLMKDHVPILLRFYEENVLPKLH; encoded by the exons ATGGCACAAAGGAACAATGGCAACGCTTCCAATAATAGAGAGATTGAAAATGCACCGTTCGAAGCGGTCGGGGAGGATTATCCGGTGGAATACGAAGATTTGCTGCAGGAAATGCGCGGATATCTGGACGAACTACAGgaggatttgaaaaatgagaaag CTCCCTCGACAGCGCACTCTGGCTCCAGGACAGTCAGCGGCTCTGGCGGCACCCTCCTGCACGCCGCGGTCCGTCGTGGCAATTTGGCATGGGTGGACAAACTGCTCGGGATGGGAGCCAGCCCTACGCTTCACCGAGATATTGAGGGATACACGCCCCTGACGCTGGCGGAGAGGATGGTGGAACTAAATCCGTTGGACAACAGTTACAAGGCCGTACTCTCCGCGCTCCAGAGGGTGGCGATGGAAGTGACCTCTTCACGTAGCGGCAAAGAATTTTTGGAGAAGGTCCTGGCCGAGATCCGTGCAGGTCATACGTTAATCAATTCCAACCTCTCCAAAATGCATGACAACCAGAAGGCCAGCAATGACCTTATCAGGGAGTTGGTCGAAAACTACGCGTTGATGGTAGTCAGGATGGAAACACTCTCCACGACACCGTTGAGGAGTTTGAAATCATTGGAAAGCCACGCGACGGATTTAAAACAAACGGTTGGCATTATCAATATACGGAGCGACGTAGATCACGAGAAGACAAATTGCATCAACAAGATGATGCAGAAGACGATGATTAAGAACGCAACTTTGGACAAAATCGCTTACGTCAAGGAGCTCTATACGAATCTGTACGAGTGTGACGTATTAACTTCGTCCCTGTTGCATTACTTGCAAAGCGATGATAGTTTTGGTGTCATTATTGACTGCACATCGGCAAATATCGAGGGTATCAAGCCTCAATACAAGAACATAGACGGCGAGGTGTTCACGGGTGACAAAGACTCCATTTTCGCTGATCGAGAGGAAAATAGGGTTTATCTAGCAGCTCTAAGGACTTCATATTTCAGGAAGCAAATAATAATGTCTCGCTTTGCTCGCGCTTTGGCAATATTAGCAATCAATAATTTATATCACAACGAGGGAAGGCCCTACTCCGTTGAGGACAAAGGAAGCCTTGCAGCATTTCAAGAAGCTATGGCGGAAGCGGTTGCCAAGAAAGACAAAATCCCAAAAAATCATCTCTATGTTCCGTGGGCGGTCGGAATGAAGTCATCTCTCGGTAGGGAGGCAAGACTTGCTGCGGTGCCTGTAGAATACGTCGCAGAATTTGGATCGGTGCAGGGGAGAAAGCTGATGAAAGACCACGTCCCGATTTTACTTCGATTCTATGAGGAAAATGTACTTCCAAAGCTGCACTAG